A stretch of Vicia villosa cultivar HV-30 ecotype Madison, WI unplaced genomic scaffold, Vvil1.0 ctg.000045F_1_1_3, whole genome shotgun sequence DNA encodes these proteins:
- the LOC131622958 gene encoding F-box/kelch-repeat protein At3g23880-like → MNILPLKRQLQSRISFKQMFIPLELITEILSLLNVKDIQRFRCVSKSWNTFIFDSTFTKRHLEVPSRNPHLVLSIPECPLTCVVSVPVQRLLETQSITVVGDIYLSLKWGISEVVGSCNGLICVLFKSITNVETKYKFCLWNPATRTISEKLGIFCENEPLISPFKFSFGCDYSTGTYKIVVLHTERNEGAESDDDIWISKVRAFNLGDSCWRYIQSFPLIPLVWNDGVHLSGTINWLSIHGAYISMSDGERFRAFIPDVKQLVIVSLDLSSETYTQFLLPKGFNEVSCLEPSLRVMMDCLCFSHDFNKTELVVWQMKEFGVHESWSQLFRIEYFNLQINNPPIEDDFFYVEYMKCEIPLLPLFVSKDGDTLILAYDEIDAVITYDQRKKTVKRTRISNELIDWFTAVDYVESLVSTDWKSGDEGRDEDEDDDEYEDQLSDIDIGFGGWTGLY, encoded by the exons ATGAATATTCTTCCACTTAAGAGGCAACTTCAGTCTAGAATATCATTTAAGCAGATGTTCATTCCACTTGAGCTCATCACAGAAATCCTCTCTCTACTTAATGTGAAAGACATCCAGCGATTTAGGTGTGTAAGCAAATCTTGGAATACTTTCATCTTTGATTCAACTTTTACCAAAAGGCACCTTGAGGTACCGTCTCGAAATCCACACCTCGTATTATCAATTCCTGAATGCCCTTTAACTTGTGTGGTATCGGTACCCGTTCAACGATTACTTGAGACCCAATCGATAACTGTTGTCGGTGACATTTATCTAAGTCTTAAATGGGGTATTTCTGAAGTTGTCGGTTCCTGCAACGGATTGATCTGTGTGCTTTTCAAATCTATCACAAATGTAGAAACCAAGTACAAGTTTTGTTTGTGGAACCCGGCAACAAGGACAATATCGGAAAAATTAGGAATTTTTTGCGAGAATGAGCCTTTAATTAGCCCTTTCAAGTTTAGTTTTGGTTGTGATTATTCAACAGGAACTTATAAGATAGTAGTGCTTCATACCGAAAGAAATGAAGGTGCTGAGAGCGACGACGATATATGGATAAGCAAGGTGAGAGCTTTCAATTTAGGAGATAGTTGTTGGAGATATATTCAAAGTTTTCCTTTGATTCCTCTTGTTTGGAATGATGGTGTGCATTTGAGTGGAACTATTAATTGGTTATCTATTCACGGTGCTTACATATCCATGTCTGATGGAGAAAGATTTAGAGCTTTCATTCCGGATGTTAAACAGTTGGTGATTGTTTCTCTTGATCTTTCATCCGAGACATACACACAGTTTTTGCTTCCTAAGGGTTTTAATGAAGTGTCGTGCCTTGAGCCATCTCTTCGGGTTATGATGGATTGTCTTTGTTTTTCACATGATTTTAATAAAACTGAATTAGTTGTATGGCAAATGAAGGAGTTTGGAGTCCACGAGTCTTGGTCTCAGTTATTCAGAATTGAATATTTTAATCTTCAAATAAATAATCCTCCCATTGAAGATGATTTCTTTTACGTTGAATACATGAAATGTGAGATTCCATTGTTGCCATTGTTTGTTTCTAAGGATGGAGATACATTGATATTGGCATATGACGAAATTGACGCAGTAATTACTTATGATCAAAGGAAAAAGACAGTAAAGAGAACTAGAATTTCAAATGAATTAATAGACTGGTTCACGGCCGTTGATTATGTTGAAAGCTTGGTTTCAACTGATTGGAA atctggagatgaaggtagagatgaagatgaagatgatgatgaatatgaaGATCAACTTAGTGACATTGATATTGGGTTTGGTGGATGGACTGGTTTGTATTAG